TCTCATTATTTAACTGGGCATATCAAATTTGTTCAGAAAATTCTCCGATACCCTGGAAGTCAAGTAGTATTTGATTTTCACTAAGTTCTTGTTGAAAAGCAGATATTGCCCTTgtgaaaacatttttctgtAATTCAACTTCACAATTATTTTTTAGGTGGATAACCTTTAATGTAACATGGAAAGTGCAGTGTTGAATTAAAGCCTGTGATAGACTAGGATTGATTTCAATTAAGTAGTTCTGTATCTCTGAGGCCTTTCTCTTTATTTGTGCGCTTTTTACTTGAATtgcgaaaaaataatttggttgATGGTTTCTCATTTTCCTTGACTTTCCTTGACAGATATCAcccaatttcaaaaaaaaaagttacattaACTTAATTGTTTTTAGGTTGATActttaattccattttttttttcaggagtcgCAGAAACTACGAATATAATGTATCATAGGACAACTGGTAAAGAAATAACACCACTTTCTTTTAAGCCGAATAATGCCCCCACTTATGCATCTGTGTTTTTCGAGAATAATCAGAAACAGCCACCCGTTGTTGTAATTCCGAAGAAGCCCAAGGAAACTAATGACCAACATATTAAGCTCCTAATTTTAGATCACTTCCAAAGAAGTGTGGCCGTGGGTTCAGATGTCATAAAATGTTATCTTTCGTCCGTCCTGAAAAAAGATACCGTAAAATCCAAGGAAAAGTGGATGTCATTCGGCGTCAAAATATGTGAAAAAGAGGAGGACATAACTCCTTTGAGTTTGATTAAAATTGAGGAGGGGGGATCAGTGCAAGAAATTGACAAGACCAGCTTGAAGAGCGAAGACGACATAACAGACGATCGATGGCTAGTATGATGATTTTCGGCTTGTACCGAATAAGTATATCACCAACGTTGGGAAATTACAGGGATACTCTTAGTTTAAGATCGAAATCTTTGGGATCCTCTATCACACACAAATGGAAAGTTCCCAACCCAAACGTTGCTCTAGGATGGGAAAGAGACAGTTCATTTTTGTCACTAGCAGCTGCGTGCGACATGTTCTGGAACAAACACCCTGAATCCTCATTTGCACTCTCCAGATTTGGTACCATCATTACCAGATCAAAGGATTCCTCCATAATTTCCTCAATAATTCATATGACAGAGGTGGCCAATATGAACTTAGATGACTTGATGGACtggatttttgacaaaacaatggGGGATGAGTTCAGGAAAATCTTTAAACCTGACGAAGAATTGGATTATAGATTCTCTTATGTCCATTACATTTCCGCTCTGAGATTAGCTCTCAAATCTCCGTATTCTGCAACCGAGTCACCTATGCTGCATATCTGGATCCACATGACTTGTGCTTTGTTGGGCTCTACAAGATCCATCTGTGCAAGAATTCCCGAAGAAGTGGGCTTACCAAAGATACGAATTTTCGCAACTTTGGTTGCATTCTCGAGAAGAGAGACTGTTCTCAAACCgaaaaacaaaggaaagaaCACAGCTGACTCAGCATCCGGTATTGAAGAGACTTCTGGAGAGTACTGGTATATGAAATTCATCTCAAACGGCAGCAAGCTAACTACAGAGCAAACAGAT
This is a stretch of genomic DNA from Artemia franciscana chromosome 18, ASM3288406v1, whole genome shotgun sequence. It encodes these proteins:
- the LOC136038512 gene encoding uncharacterized protein LOC136038512 isoform X2, yielding MCMTRRLEKNLCSQICAVCGKKPRNTPTYTSEHFKSTKGVAETTNIMYHRTTGKEITPLSFKPNNAPTYASVFFENNQKQPPVVVIPKKPKETNDQHIKLLILDHFQRSVAVGSDVIKCYLSSVLKKDTVKSKEKWMSFGVKICEKEEDITPLSLIKIEEGGSVQEIDKTSLKSEDDITDDRWLV
- the LOC136038512 gene encoding uncharacterized protein LOC136038512 isoform X3, which produces MCMTRRLEKNLCSQICAVCGVAETTNIMYHRTTGKEITPLSFKPNNAPTYASVFFENNQKQPPVVVIPKKPKETNDQHIKLLILDHFQRSVAVGSDVIKCYLSSVLKKDTVKSKEKWMSFGVKICEKEEDITPLSLIKIEEGGSVQEIDKTSLKSEDDITDDRWLV
- the LOC136038512 gene encoding uncharacterized protein LOC136038512 isoform X1, with the translated sequence MASMMIFGLYRISISPTLGNYRDTLSLRSKSLGSSITHKWKVPNPNVALGWERDSSFLSLAAACDMFWNKHPESSFALSRFGTIITRSKDSSIISSIIHMTEVANMNLDDLMDWIFDKTMGDEFRKIFKPDEELDYRFSYVHYISALRLALKSPYSATESPMLHIWIHMTCALLGSTRSICARIPEEVGLPKIRIFATLVAFSRRETVLKPKNKGKNTADSASGIEETSGEYWYMKFISNGSKLTTEQTDFYNERAEAMKTGVRERTIGEWITKNKF